The region AAAGCTTATCCCATATCAGTTTTTGGATATTATCATGTATTTTTATCTGAAAACCGCAGGAATCAAATACTTCTTTCAGATGGTTTAAGAACTGGCCGGCATTCTCTGTCAACATTCCGAGATTGGTAACGCCGGTTCCTCCGCGTCTGACATGTCCCGGACCAAGGACTGCTCCATTATCTTCGGTAGTTCCGATGACAATGTGGTCTTCACTGACAAATTCTTTTAAAAGGTCCTCGTGTCCTGCTCCATTTTGGAGGGTCATCAGACGGGTATCCGATCCGATCAAAGAACGATTCTGTTCAAGGGCATTTCTGGAAAAAAGCGCTTTTACGAAAACAATGACCAGATCAGCAGGCTGTTCTTTTTCTGTATGGCAGACTGCATGGGGATGATAGCGGCCTGTGGTACCATTTTCATCAATCAACAGGCCGTTTTTATTGATATGCTCTACGATATCCTGGTTTGTATCTACTAAGATCACTTCGTTGTGCTGTGAGAGGCGTCCGCCATAAATGGACCCCATAGCCCCTGCACCGATTACGGCAATTCTCATAAAGTCTCCTTTGCTAAAAAGGGCAGCCCTCAACGAAAGGTTGCCCAATCTGTCGTCAGGTATTTATTCAGAAAACTCGGTAAGTCCCTCGATCGCGTATGCACGCACAGGGCTGGAATCGAGTCCCTTGATAGGAAGCGGAGAATAGCTCATGAAAAATACATCTGTTTTTAACTCTTCCAGATTCTTTAACACTTCCAGGAATACGATATTCTCAGCCATCAGGATATCGTGGAACGGCTTTACATCTTCATTACAGTTTTCAATAGAAACGCCGTCACCGAAACCAACTGCTTTTACCTTGTGCTCCCTAAACCACTGAGCGCTCTCTGCATTGATCAAAAGACGCTGATCCTTCTCGGTGTTGGTATCCGCGGTAAATGGTGCCAGCTTGTAAGAAGAGTCGATGATGACAATGTCGCCTTCCTTTACT is a window of Enterocloster clostridioformis DNA encoding:
- a CDS encoding ketopantoate reductase family protein — its product is MRIAVIGAGAMGSIYGGRLSQHNEVILVDTNQDIVEHINKNGLLIDENGTTGRYHPHAVCHTEKEQPADLVIVFVKALFSRNALEQNRSLIGSDTRLMTLQNGAGHEDLLKEFVSEDHIVIGTTEDNGAVLGPGHVRRGGTGVTNLGMLTENAGQFLNHLKEVFDSCGFQIKIHDNIQKLIWDKLFTNVSLSALTGILQVDMGYIAADAYAWKLCCQLIHETIEAAAAAGLVFDEAAVIEKVKNTSIQNPNGCTSIRADLRDGRRTEVDTISGAVVRTAKKYHVAVPGHEFVVTMIHAMEGRN
- a CDS encoding cyclase family protein, whose product is MCVYEIGKLRVVDLSKIIDPATETRRCHLFRFNTGGAIPDFHTNMDLMSHLGTHCECPYHHDDNWPSAADLPLTTFMGRAVYVDFRETVAKRGHITAADLDREAKKVKEGDIVIIDSSYKLAPFTADTNTEKDQRLLINAESAQWFREHKVKAVGFGDGVSIENCNEDVKPFHDILMAENIVFLEVLKNLEELKTDVFFMSYSPLPIKGLDSSPVRAYAIEGLTEFSE